The sequence TGCATAAAACGGTAGCTTCGGCTGTGCAGCAGTCGGTTGAACCGTTTCCAGATCGGTTGGCGTAAGCGGAATGAAGGCGGGAAGAGAGTATGGTAGCAAAAAAGCCCTCCCTTGCGGTGATCGGCGCCGGAAGGGTGGGCAGCGTATTGGCTGCTTATCTAATGGACAGGGGATATCCTCTGGTTGGAGTGGGTAGCCGGACTGAACAATCGGCCGCGCGGCTGGGCAACAGGCTAAAGGTACCGTGGTCGACAAATGGAGCGGAAATAGCCAGTAAAGCTGACCTTGTCATTGTTTGCACACCTGACAGCCAGGTAGAGCCGGTTGTGCAGGCCATAGCAGCAAAACGGGGCTTCTGGGCCGGACAATATGTTTTTCATACCAGCGGAGCACTGTCTTTAACACCGCTGGCCGCCGCAGCCGAAATAGGCGCCTTTACCGGATCGCTGCATCCGTTGCAGTCGTTTACCGATGATCCGGAACAGGAACTGCCGGCCGGGACTTATTTCGCCATTGACGGCGGCAAGGAAGCGGCAAGGCTGGCGGCAAGCCTGGTGATCGAGCTGGAGGGAGTAGGCTTCACGGTTCCGGCCGGCGAGCGGGGCAGATATCACGCGGCGGCTTGTATGGCCTCTAATTATCTGGTATCCCTGCTGCATTG comes from Propionispora vibrioides and encodes:
- a CDS encoding Rossmann-like and DUF2520 domain-containing protein translates to MVAKKPSLAVIGAGRVGSVLAAYLMDRGYPLVGVGSRTEQSAARLGNRLKVPWSTNGAEIASKADLVIVCTPDSQVEPVVQAIAAKRGFWAGQYVFHTSGALSLTPLAAAAEIGAFTGSLHPLQSFTDDPEQELPAGTYFAIDGGKEAARLAASLVIELEGVGFTVPAGERGRYHAAACMASNYLVSLLHCAARLLDGCGLTEWEALQALAPLLKGTLDNVSRQGTGPALTGPIRRGDAATVRRHMEALQAAGDIDRLLLYRALGLYTVQIAERQAGFSEDARNELITLLNSNGRNENER